The DNA sequence GCTACATCAATAACGAGACGGAGTTGGTATTTATCTGCACGGCGCGAATTGTGAAACCGGTGACGCCTGATAAGCTCCCGCCGCTGCCCGGTCAGGGAGCGTTCGCTCCGTCGGGGCTCGAAGGAAACTTCGGTCACGTTGTTCCGGCGGTGAGGAAGGAAGAGAAGAAGAAATGAGACAGCTCACGCGGTAAAGGACGGGATGAACCACAGGAAGGAAGAGGTCACAGCACAGACAACACGGAGGCCGAAGCCACGACCGACCGTCATCACAACGGCGGCCGATCTCCGGCATCGGACGGGGGCTGCTCTGAGTCGGCGGTCACATCTCTTGCGCACCGCCAAGGAGGGGTCCGGGCAGCGGTTGACTCATCTTAAACGCATGGTAGAATAAGGCCACCCACGTTTTCAGAAAGGAGGGGGGAAAGACGATGGAGATGGCAGGGGCACCGGACAGAAAAGACAGCCGATGGCCACAGTCCATCGCCGATCGTCGTTCCCTGATGTGACGCTATGGCGGGACCCTTATCAGTCATCCTGGTTGGTCGTGATGCCCGGCTCCGGGGCGACACGCGCGGGCATCTGACGGCCACTGGCAAAGTTCAGGTGGTGGCCGAAACCTCCGACTATTCGCGCAGTCTGGAACTGATCGAACAACTCAATCCCCACGCCGTCGTCGTGCTGCTCGACGGCGAAGAGGAACCGGGATTCGAATTCATCCGCCGCGTGGGAGCCGAGCATCGAGATATTGCGGTCGTCTGTAGCGGTCTCAATTGCAGCAACGATGTCATCATCCGAGCCTTCCGTTGCGGAGCGCGGGAATTTCTCGTTCAGCCGCTCACGCCCAACGAGGTGAAAGAGGTCATCGAGCGACTGGAAGAGTTGACGACAACGCTGGAGGGCGAGCGAAAATCCCTGGGGACGGTCATCGCCGTCTACAGCAGCAAGGGCGGAGCTGGAACGACGACCGTTGCCGTCAATCTGGCAGCGGAGCTGGCCCGACAGACAGCCCGACAAACGGTCATCGTAGACCTCAATCTGCAGCACGGAAACATCCCGATTTTCTTCGGCATTCAACCGACCTATTCCATTACGGATGTGGCGCGAAACGAAGCCCGGCTCGATATTCAGTTGCTGCGAACGTTCCTCACCAAGATCAGCGACAATCTTTACTGCCTGGCCGCGCCGCTCAAGCCCGAAGAGGCCGACGATGTGTTCCCCAACCATCTGGAGGCGGCGCTGGGATTGTTGCGCACTCAGTTCTCTTACATCGTGGTGGATACTCAAAGCGTGCTCGATCCCAACACGGTGACGGCTCTGGACGTCTCTGACATCATCTGTGTCGTAACCCAGTTGGATCTGGCGTCCGTCTATAACGCTAAGCGGACGCTGGAGACATTCGAACGCATGGGCTACGGCGGCGAGAAAGTTAAGGTCATCATCAATCGCTACAACAAGGCGAGCGATTTGCCGCTGGAGAAGGTCGCCGAGGTCCTGGGCCATCGCGTTGATCTGACGCTGGCCGACGATATACGGTCGGCCCGCGAATCGTTGAATCTTGGCAAACCGGTTGTCCTTTCCCAACCCAAATCGCCGCTGGTGAGGCAATTCAGCGATCTCGCGGAGGTCATTCTCGGTCGCAAAGAGCAAGACGAAGCGAAACAAGCGAAGGGACTCTTGTCACTGCTCGGTAAAGGGAGAGGCAAGTCATGAGCCTGCTGAGGAATCGAATCGGTGGAACGAGCAACGGATCGGCTGAGGAGCTGGACGGGCTTTCCTCGCCC is a window from the Blastocatellia bacterium genome containing:
- a CDS encoding AAA family ATPase; the protein is MAGPLSVILVGRDARLRGDTRGHLTATGKVQVVAETSDYSRSLELIEQLNPHAVVVLLDGEEEPGFEFIRRVGAEHRDIAVVCSGLNCSNDVIIRAFRCGAREFLVQPLTPNEVKEVIERLEELTTTLEGERKSLGTVIAVYSSKGGAGTTTVAVNLAAELARQTARQTVIVDLNLQHGNIPIFFGIQPTYSITDVARNEARLDIQLLRTFLTKISDNLYCLAAPLKPEEADDVFPNHLEAALGLLRTQFSYIVVDTQSVLDPNTVTALDVSDIICVVTQLDLASVYNAKRTLETFERMGYGGEKVKVIINRYNKASDLPLEKVAEVLGHRVDLTLADDIRSARESLNLGKPVVLSQPKSPLVRQFSDLAEVILGRKEQDEAKQAKGLLSLLGKGRGKS